In Polyangiaceae bacterium, the genomic window TCGCGTCGGCGATGCGCCCGGGGGGCGCCAGGCGCTTGGCCAGGCCGCGGAAGCTGTACGGGTTGTAGAACTCGGCAATCAGCACGCCTCCCGGGCGTGTGACCCGCGCCATCTCCGACAGGGCCACACGGATGTCCGGGATGTGAGCCAGCACCTTGAACGAGCAGGTCACGTCGAAGCTCTCGTGGGCGAAGGGCAGCTCCGTGGCCGAGCCGAGCACCACGTCGAGCCCCCGCGCCTGCGCCTTCTCCAGCATGCCCGGCGAGAGATCGACGCCGCGGGCGCTCCTCGCGAAGCGCCCGATGCGCGACAGTACCAGCCCGGTGCCGCAGCCCACCTCGAGCACGTCGCGATCGCGGCCGTAGCGCTCGACGAACTCCGCTTCGAGCTCGTCGAGGAGGTCGTGGTAGCCGCCCGGGTCGTTGTCTCCGCGGTGGCTCTCGTATTCCTCGGCGAAGGCGTCGTAATAGGCCCGGTTCGACTCGTGGCTGCCGCTGGCGTCCATGACGCGGCGAAAGGTGTCGCCGAAACGGCCCCGGGGCAAGTCTTGGCCCGACTTGGGCCGCGCTCAGGGACGCGCGCCGCTCTGCCTGGCTTCTTCCGGGAAACGTCGGACGAGCTCGTCGAACAGCGCCCTGGCCTCGGTCGTCCGACCCTGGCGGGAGAGCACGCGCACCAGGTTCGCGTAGATCTTGGGATCGTCGGGCCAGCGCAGGCGCCCAGCCGCGAGCACCGCCTCGGCTCCCTCGAGGTCACCGGTCTCTACCCGCAGCTTGGCCAGGTTGTTGGTGGCGCGACGGCCGACCTCGTCGCGTCCGCGGCTGCGCACCAGGGCGAGCTCGTAGAGGCGGAGCGCGCCGGGAATGTCGCGCCCTTCCTCGAGCGCGCTCGCGAGCTGGTAAGGCGCGGTGGGCGAGAGCCGGGTCTTTGCCGTCGCGTCCGCGAACGCGCGCTCGCTCGAGGCAAAGACGTACGCGCGCTCCGCCGTCGCGAGCCCGAGGCCCAAGAGCACGAGCGGAGCCAGCGCGAAGCTCGGGCTCCGGACCGAGTCGAAGAGCGCGCCGAAGAGCAGCGCCGCGCCGAGCAGCGACAGGAACAGGTAGCGATCGGCCATCTGGTTCTGGAGCGGGAAGACGAGCTGACTCACCGGCAGGAGCGGAACGAAGAACGCGAGGAAGGACGCGAGGCCGAGCGGGCGAGCGCGGCGCAGCCACAGGTACGCGCCCGCGGCGCCCCAGCCCATGACGAGCCCCAGCGCGAGCAGGGTGGTGACGCCGAGGCGCGCGACCACCGGGACGTCGTGCACCAGGCTGAGCGCCGGCGGAAAGAACAGGCAGCCCACGTAGCGCCAGACCACCGGCGCCATGCTGAGCGCCTGGGTGAGCGTGCTGCCGCCGGCTGGCGGTTGGGTCATTCCGACCAGATCGCCGACCGCGGTATGGACCAGGAGCGCGCCGAACGCGACTGCACCTGCGCCGGCGTAGATGCGGAGATCCGGGCGACGGCGCGCGAGCAGGTCTTGCACGACGAGCAGGCCGGCGGCCACCACCGTCATCGACTTCGACAGGTGGGCCGAGAGGAGCAGGGCAGGCACTGCCCAGAGCCTCTGCCGGCTCGTCCCCGCGTGCACCGCCATCGCCGCCGCCACGAACAGGAGGGCAAGCACGTCCTTCCTCC contains:
- a CDS encoding class I SAM-dependent methyltransferase is translated as MDASGSHESNRAYYDAFAEEYESHRGDNDPGGYHDLLDELEAEFVERYGRDRDVLEVGCGTGLVLSRIGRFARSARGVDLSPGMLEKAQARGLDVVLGSATELPFAHESFDVTCSFKVLAHIPDIRVALSEMARVTRPGGVLIAEFYNPYSFRGLAKRLAPPGRIADATHEGHVYTRYDSPRAVERLLPPGCHIVDSRGVRIATPTAKMMKHPVGRRFFRAAERALCDSPFKYLGGFWIAAIRKRG
- a CDS encoding tetratricopeptide repeat protein, which gives rise to MTGGDLSRRWQSLAPYLLALAVLLAYLPSLSGGFLNWDDPWLIRDNRVLADPSPSALGRIWRDFSPETRLELGAEYLPVRDTELWLEARLFDLSPGGLRASALALYVAAMLLLRSALRRTLGRPVPAEVAAWVFALHPVHVESVAWLSGRKDVLALLFVAAAMAVHAGTSRQRLWAVPALLLSAHLSKSMTVVAAGLLVVQDLLARRRPDLRIYAGAGAVAFGALLVHTAVGDLVGMTQPPAGGSTLTQALSMAPVVWRYVGCLFFPPALSLVHDVPVVARLGVTTLLALGLVMGWGAAGAYLWLRRARPLGLASFLAFFVPLLPVSQLVFPLQNQMADRYLFLSLLGAALLFGALFDSVRSPSFALAPLVLLGLGLATAERAYVFASSERAFADATAKTRLSPTAPYQLASALEEGRDIPGALRLYELALVRSRGRDEVGRRATNNLAKLRVETGDLEGAEAVLAAGRLRWPDDPKIYANLVRVLSRQGRTTEARALFDELVRRFPEEARQSGARP